In Hermetia illucens chromosome 1, iHerIll2.2.curated.20191125, whole genome shotgun sequence, one genomic interval encodes:
- the LOC119653757 gene encoding protein hook isoform X2, with product MESEKIELCKSLIEWFKVLNLSAPHSNPTELSDGVALAQALAQIAPETFTESWLSKIKVDVGTNWRLKVSNLKKVIEGIFDFYNDALNLNLIEFERPDALKIAEKIDQIQLGRLLQLVLGCAVNCAEKQTYITQIMQLEESLQRNIMRALQDLENAWQGASPSRSSLSIANFDLKILQEERDALAQKCYESEKQITLLLEEKSTMQLEISKLQNEMRRLENPTVIGDDGMSIGPVQPGSARYNELRRQLDLLKDELIQSETSREDLRSKTIQQEKEISMLQQKVDELSKTTSELSQLKDELDIVREANEKLKISEAHLATYKKKLEDYNDLKKQIKMLEERSAEYLRQNTEFEEDSKKYSTLKGQVELYKKEIQELHAKLDNEMSKIVKLEFDNKNLESQVTALQRTKDSLLAERDALRETIDELRCGEISESGNTVSKELLSPALKDKIERLEAENKALREGQGGQTALAQLLDDANKRNENLREQLKHSNERILSLTQASQSDDPTLKGAELAKQLKQVIELNEQKAIQLDEAHTRIAQVESTLATREQELVAFEAKYRKCVEKAKEVIKSFDPRVASVLETNLLDKSSDVESEHKAGMTAQEEKLMATAFYKFGLKCQRDAVDAKLSLLMGQGQSFLARQRQSAPRKSLTSTYKPN from the exons ATGGAAAGCGAAAAGATCGAGTTGTGCAAGAGCTTGATTGAGTGGTTCAAAGTGTTAAATTTGAGTGCGCCTCACTCTAATCCGACTGAACTAAGCGATGGCGTTGCACTGGCTCAAGCTCTAGCCCAAATTGCCCCAGAAACTTTTACAG AAAGCTGGCTTTCGAAAATTAAGGTTGATGTTGGTACCAATTGGCGTTTGAAAGTGAGCAACCTGAAAAAAGTTATCGAGGGAATATTCGATTTTTATAACGACGCTTTAAATTTAAATCTAATTGAATTTGAACGTCCTGATGCATTGAAAATTGCGGAGAAAATTGATCAAATCCAACTCGGACGACTTCTACAATTGGTGTTGGGATGTGCTGTGAATTGCGCTGAAAAGCAAACATACATTACGCAAATCATGCAATTGGAAGAATCACTTCAGCGTAACATCATGCGTGCTTTACAAGATCTAGAAAATGCCTGGCAAGGAGCATCTCCGTCGCGAAGTTCATTGAGTATAGCGAActttgatttgaaaattttgcaagaGGAACGTGACGCGTTGGCACAGAAATGCTATGAAAGTGAAAAGCAG ATAACTTTATTGTTGGAAGAGAAGTCGACGATGCAACTGGAAATAAGTAAATTGCAGAATGAAATGCGAAGACTAGAAAATCCAACTGTGATTGGGGACGATGGTATGTCCATTGGCCCCGTTCAACCAGGTTCAGCGCGATACAACGAGCTTCGCCGACAACTTGATTTGCTCAAGGATGAGCTCATCCAATCGGAAACATCTAGAGAGGATCTTCGATCGAAAACTATTCAACAAGAAAAGGAAATTTCAATGCTTCAGCAAAAAGTTGATGAACTGAGC AAAACTACATCTGAACTATCTcaactcaaagatgagttggATATTGTGCGTGAggcaaatgaaaaattgaaaatcagcGAGGCTCATTTGGCAACTTATAAAAAGAAACTGGAAGATTACAACGATTTGAAGAAGCAAATTAAGATGTTGGAAGAACGGAGTGCTGAGTATTTGAGGCAGAATACCGAATTTGAAGAAGACTCAAAGAAGTATTCAACATTGAAGGGACAAGTGGAACTGTACAAGAAAGAA ATTCAAGAGCTCCATGCAAAACTTGACAACGAAATGAGTAAAATAGTTAAGCTTGAATTTGATAATAAAAATCTGGAGAGTCAAGTGACCGCTTTACAACGCACCAAGGACAGTCTGCTAGCAGAAAGGGATGCACTGCGAGAAACTATTGATGAATTACGTTGCGGAGAAATATCTG aATCTGGTAACACAGTTTCGAAAGAACTATTGTCTCCAGCGCTGAAAGATAAAATTGAACGTTTGGAAGCAGAAAACAAAGCTCTACGGGAAGGGCAGGGTGGACAAACGGCACTGGCA CAACTGCTTGATGATGCCAACAAGCGTAATGAAAATTTACGTGAACAGTTGAAGCATTCAAATGAACGTATTCTTTCTTTAACACAAGCATCACAAAGTGATGATCCCACATTGAAAGG AGCGGAACTTGCTAAGCAATTGAAACAGGTCATCGAATTGAATGAACAGAAAG CTATTCAACTGGACGAAGCGCATACTAGGATAGCGCAAGTAGAAAGTACACTGGCTACTAGGGAACAGGAGTTAGTAGCATTTGAAGCGAAATATCGAAAATGTGTGGAGAAAGCAAAAGAAGTTATCAAAAGCTTCGATCCCCGAGTGGCAAGTG TTCTGGAAACAAATTTGCTGGACAAAAGCTCAGATGTAGAATCGGAACACAAAGCCGGGATGACAGCCCAggaagaaaagcttatggcgacAGCTTTTTATAA ATTTGGACTAAAATGTCAACGCGATGCTGTGGATGCGAAACTTAGTTTACTTATGGGACAAGGACAGAGTTTCTTAGCGCGTCAAAGGCAATCCGCACCTCGAAAATCATTAACTTCTACTTATAAGCCGAACTGA
- the LOC119653757 gene encoding protein hook isoform X1 — translation MESEKIELCKSLIEWFKVLNLSAPHSNPTELSDGVALAQALAQIAPETFTESWLSKIKVDVGTNWRLKVSNLKKVIEGIFDFYNDALNLNLIEFERPDALKIAEKIDQIQLGRLLQLVLGCAVNCAEKQTYITQIMQLEESLQRNIMRALQDLENAWQGASPSRSSLSIANFDLKILQEERDALAQKCYESEKQITLLLEEKSTMQLEISKLQNEMRRLENPTVIGDDGMSIGPVQPGSARYNELRRQLDLLKDELIQSETSREDLRSKTIQQEKEISMLQQKVDELSKTTSELSQLKDELDIVREANEKLKISEAHLATYKKKLEDYNDLKKQIKMLEERSAEYLRQNTEFEEDSKKYSTLKGQVELYKKEIQELHAKLDNEMSKIVKLEFDNKNLESQVTALQRTKDSLLAERDALRETIDELRCGEISGNVLVNFSTYCDHNKNIKYLESGNTVSKELLSPALKDKIERLEAENKALREGQGGQTALAQLLDDANKRNENLREQLKHSNERILSLTQASQSDDPTLKGAELAKQLKQVIELNEQKAIQLDEAHTRIAQVESTLATREQELVAFEAKYRKCVEKAKEVIKSFDPRVASVLETNLLDKSSDVESEHKAGMTAQEEKLMATAFYKFGLKCQRDAVDAKLSLLMGQGQSFLARQRQSAPRKSLTSTYKPN, via the exons ATGGAAAGCGAAAAGATCGAGTTGTGCAAGAGCTTGATTGAGTGGTTCAAAGTGTTAAATTTGAGTGCGCCTCACTCTAATCCGACTGAACTAAGCGATGGCGTTGCACTGGCTCAAGCTCTAGCCCAAATTGCCCCAGAAACTTTTACAG AAAGCTGGCTTTCGAAAATTAAGGTTGATGTTGGTACCAATTGGCGTTTGAAAGTGAGCAACCTGAAAAAAGTTATCGAGGGAATATTCGATTTTTATAACGACGCTTTAAATTTAAATCTAATTGAATTTGAACGTCCTGATGCATTGAAAATTGCGGAGAAAATTGATCAAATCCAACTCGGACGACTTCTACAATTGGTGTTGGGATGTGCTGTGAATTGCGCTGAAAAGCAAACATACATTACGCAAATCATGCAATTGGAAGAATCACTTCAGCGTAACATCATGCGTGCTTTACAAGATCTAGAAAATGCCTGGCAAGGAGCATCTCCGTCGCGAAGTTCATTGAGTATAGCGAActttgatttgaaaattttgcaagaGGAACGTGACGCGTTGGCACAGAAATGCTATGAAAGTGAAAAGCAG ATAACTTTATTGTTGGAAGAGAAGTCGACGATGCAACTGGAAATAAGTAAATTGCAGAATGAAATGCGAAGACTAGAAAATCCAACTGTGATTGGGGACGATGGTATGTCCATTGGCCCCGTTCAACCAGGTTCAGCGCGATACAACGAGCTTCGCCGACAACTTGATTTGCTCAAGGATGAGCTCATCCAATCGGAAACATCTAGAGAGGATCTTCGATCGAAAACTATTCAACAAGAAAAGGAAATTTCAATGCTTCAGCAAAAAGTTGATGAACTGAGC AAAACTACATCTGAACTATCTcaactcaaagatgagttggATATTGTGCGTGAggcaaatgaaaaattgaaaatcagcGAGGCTCATTTGGCAACTTATAAAAAGAAACTGGAAGATTACAACGATTTGAAGAAGCAAATTAAGATGTTGGAAGAACGGAGTGCTGAGTATTTGAGGCAGAATACCGAATTTGAAGAAGACTCAAAGAAGTATTCAACATTGAAGGGACAAGTGGAACTGTACAAGAAAGAA ATTCAAGAGCTCCATGCAAAACTTGACAACGAAATGAGTAAAATAGTTAAGCTTGAATTTGATAATAAAAATCTGGAGAGTCAAGTGACCGCTTTACAACGCACCAAGGACAGTCTGCTAGCAGAAAGGGATGCACTGCGAGAAACTATTGATGAATTACGTTGCGGAGAAATATCTGGTAATGTTCTTGTGAACTTTTCAACATATTGCGaccataataaaaatataaaatatttagaATCTGGTAACACAGTTTCGAAAGAACTATTGTCTCCAGCGCTGAAAGATAAAATTGAACGTTTGGAAGCAGAAAACAAAGCTCTACGGGAAGGGCAGGGTGGACAAACGGCACTGGCA CAACTGCTTGATGATGCCAACAAGCGTAATGAAAATTTACGTGAACAGTTGAAGCATTCAAATGAACGTATTCTTTCTTTAACACAAGCATCACAAAGTGATGATCCCACATTGAAAGG AGCGGAACTTGCTAAGCAATTGAAACAGGTCATCGAATTGAATGAACAGAAAG CTATTCAACTGGACGAAGCGCATACTAGGATAGCGCAAGTAGAAAGTACACTGGCTACTAGGGAACAGGAGTTAGTAGCATTTGAAGCGAAATATCGAAAATGTGTGGAGAAAGCAAAAGAAGTTATCAAAAGCTTCGATCCCCGAGTGGCAAGTG TTCTGGAAACAAATTTGCTGGACAAAAGCTCAGATGTAGAATCGGAACACAAAGCCGGGATGACAGCCCAggaagaaaagcttatggcgacAGCTTTTTATAA ATTTGGACTAAAATGTCAACGCGATGCTGTGGATGCGAAACTTAGTTTACTTATGGGACAAGGACAGAGTTTCTTAGCGCGTCAAAGGCAATCCGCACCTCGAAAATCATTAACTTCTACTTATAAGCCGAACTGA